DNA from Ammospiza caudacuta isolate bAmmCau1 chromosome 6, bAmmCau1.pri, whole genome shotgun sequence:
CTTCTGTCCTTGAGCTTCAGCAGCTTTTTGTACCTAGTCTTCTTTAGCAGACTAGACTAATTCCTGGTGATTTGTGGTGTTTTATGCGATTTAACTGTAAATGTGAGGAGAAGCAGCTATGCAGTGGCAAGGCACTTATATGTGGAAACTCCTGACACAGAGGCACTCAGACTAGTATATTTCTTTGCCTGACATTCAAGCTCCCTAGTGGCAGAGCTTCCTGGCACAGAAACAATCCATAGTCCCAATCCAAGCAATTTGCTCATATATGTGAGCATGTACAGGTGCAGCCTGGTCTGTTATGGATACCTGCAACTCAGAATGCCAAAGTGAGCATGTAGTtcttgacagaaaaaaaaaacaaaaacctcccTTAAAACCATCATCTGTACAAAGGGCTTTATTTAATAGCTGGATATTCAAGCAAATTCAGACTCTTGGGTTTTGGTTCATTTTCCAGAGTAGGACTGggttttgtctttatttttgtttcctgtgtCAGAATTGCAAAGCAGATGGGTTTCAAACTACAGAAATTATTAATGGTAGATGTTTAATGAAAATCCCTGACTGAAATATGATTCTtactatggaaaaagaaaaaacttgcCAAACATGATTTTTCCAGTTGTGAGAGAAGAGTAAGGGAAAGGGATTGTTTTTCTTGaagtacattttaaattacACATTGCAGTCTGGTATGGGTGCAGACACTGAGGTTAAACTGTTCCTGCTGATCCAACATAAGCTGATGCTAGGAATGACTGTTGAGAATTACATGGTCTTTGTCTCTATAAAAAATGCCTACATTGGAGTAGTCAGCCCAAAATAACAacctgctgggcctgggctAGAACAAAGGGAGAAGTAAAAGGAGGAAATACCTGGTTTGGGGAAGGAGATATGAACCTGAACAAGAGACAATCTTGAGCATTTCCTTGCAGGGGGATTGTCTGCTGGCTGGAAAACAaggggcagggcacagaggagggggagaggagaCCAGGGGGATGTGTCCTTactgcaggtgctggaggcccTTCTTTGCAGGAGACcaagccccaggcagggcaggggctcaCAGGGCTGTGAGTCATGGCTGGCTGAGGAAGCTGAGTCACAACAGCTGAGCTTTGAGTCCCCAGCTCTGACCTGTGGCCTGGAACAGTGTGAAGGAAGATGCACAGTGCCTGTGGGCAGTGCCATGGGGgtgggagctggtgctgctccccagggactcctggcaggtgcctggggcagctctggagtGCAGCTTTGAGATGGTTCTTTCCCACCAGTAACTGGGCATGCCTGAGAATCCACTGCTGATTTCCTCACCCTCATCTTTCTGCCTCAGGTTATCAGTCAGTGAAACTTTCTCCACTGGTCAGTGAGTTTTCTCCAGTTTAAAAGCCAAAAGCTCTGTAGTAACGTGAGATTTGGGCTACACAATGCCCAAATGCATGTCTTTATAAAGAAGGTCATCTTAAAGAAATCTGCAATATGGTGGATTGTATTTTGCCACTTAAAGGGGAGTGCAGTCACTGAATAACACCATGGGAGGGAGAAGACGGAAGAGATACAAATAAGCTGTGCTCACACTGCCTGTGTGACCAGGTCAGAGCCCACACACACAGTAATGAAAGAgtcatttctattttttgtttcttcaaagCACTTTGTCCATCCAGACCAAACCAGATTCCAGCATGGAGAGTCACAAGGTCAGCCCTGTATGTATTGCAGATATGCACATCCTTGGAGACAAATGGGCTTGTAAGGATCCCTTTGGAAGTGAGCTGGGAGGTTTCTTtcttcccattgtttctgtaAGTGTCAAACACTTGGATATTTTGAGCTAACTTTTCAGAAAGCCAAGCTGAGATGTTTCTTCTCTAGTGTCTCCCTGAAGAATCATGCTGCATTTGGCCACCTGAAGCCAGTTCTTTATGCTTCATCATATTAGTCCATGCGATTACTGGACTGTCACAGAACACAAGATGTGCCAGCCAAACCTACCCGGTATTTTTTTATCATATAGCTCAAAGAAATCAGCTGCTGactgtcttttctgtttttcaccaGTCCTGTACCTGGAAGGATCAGTCCTTGTATTTGAGGATGTTTTCAAATTGGTTGCCTTCTACTGTGTCAGCAGGTGAGTTCATTCATTGCTTCCATGGCACGGTCATTTTGCCCTCCCCTCTGGTCTGCCCTTCAGTTCCCAgtcccagcacagaccccagtttcctctgctgccctccagcctGCCAGACCAGAAGGTGTTTCAGATGTTTGTATCTACAATGGGACCAGCTCACCCACAagcacagctgtccctgcagctggaagctTTATCCACTGTTCCACAAAGAACTGCTGCTTCCACAAAGGCTGCTTCCACAAAGAACAGAGGCACAGAACTGAgtctgggagggcagggaggaagggctCTGAGTTTACTATTTCTTTAAAGCTttaagcacacacacacacacacacacacacacacacatttgaaatgaaaacaaagtatttttttgCTCAGCAGAGAAATACCAAGAATAATGGGTACAGATGTGGAAAATACCTGTAATGTCATTTTCACTAGTGCAAGGTTTGATCACCAGCTGATGATGTCTGCAGCCTTCTCTAATCTGTGTCCTGGTGCTTAGCACACTGCAGCAATACCTCCACCTGCCtaccctgtccctgcagcagcaggcctGGCTGTGAGCTGGTTGTAGACTTTTGATTTCCCCTATATAAACTTACATGACTCTTAAAGCAGTTATTTCCTTTCAAGAGGAGAAAGCAGATCCAGGACATGCTTACAAGGCACTCACATCAGTCACACAGTAGGAATGGTCTGTCTGGGGTAGCATACAGTGTGCTGCAGCTTATCCAGCCAGTCCCCCACTGCTCTGAGGGTTGTTCCTGCAGCCAGATGAATTCACCACTACTGAGCCACAACTCCCACCTGCACACAAGAAACCATGCTCCACCTCACCCTCATCAGCTAATAGACATCTAGCCATCTAGATGTGTATAGACCCTATAGAATGGACATAAGTTAACCCTTGGACCCTTATAAAGATTTCTTTCTCACTAAAGCAAAGGACAGCCCAAATGCGAAATAGAATTGGGCATTTATAGTAAGTAGCTGGTGACAGAGAAAATATGTTCACTTCTGCTTTCCTGCAAAAAGTATCATGGCttgagaaagaggaaagaaaagaaagaaaaagaaaaagaaaaagatgaaaaagaaaaagaaaaagaaaaagaaaaagaaaaagaaaaagaaaaagaaaaagaaaaagaaaaagaaagaaagaaagaaagaaagaaagaaagaaagaaagaaagaaagaaagaaagaaagaaagaaagaaagaaagaaagaaagaaagaaagaaagaaagaaagaaagaaagaaagaaagaaagaaagagaaagaaagaaagaaagaaagaaagaaagaaagaaagaaagaaagaaagaaagaaagaaagaaagaaagaaagaaagaaagaaagaaagaaagaaagaaagaaagaaagaaagaaagaaagaaagaaagaaagaaagaaagaaagaaagaagaaagaaagaaagaaagaaagaaagaaagaaagaaagaaagaaagaaagaaagaaagaaagaaagaaagaaagaaagaaagaaagaaagaaagaaaagttcttCTATTTGATGCCTtatattttagcttttatatttttcagattctgtactgcagTAGTGTGTAGTTCTGTGCTTCATATTAAGGCATGGTAAGCTCACTTCACAGAGTAGctagacaaaacaattcctttcctACCTTGGAACCAAGGACAACTGACCCAaatttcaggcccaagagcataaacaatgtggactgaagacagaaaaacaagagggatgggacttcataacctaaagctgtaactggacaattaactccaatatgctaatggaccaaaacttttaaaagtgAGAGATCCCGTGACCatgtccattttgtgaccattttgggttcatctcgggtgtagccctggctgggattTTGTACTGCCCAAGCtgtatccattgaggccttttaataaatccccactttaactctgtctagcctctgttctaggtcagccttcacaaggcatcagttCAGCTCCTGTTAGAGATGTTATTTCTGAGTGTCAAATACATATTCAGATGGTACATGTGATTTTCCAGGCTACTGTCAAAAGACAAGCTAAAAAGGGAATAATTTTCTGAGAGAAGCAGGTAATAAAAAGACACTGACCTACCATTTGCTGGCAGCTCATAGGAGCTCTCTGTGATGGTAAACGTAGAGTCCTGACAACAGGGATGTAGTAAATTGTCTATGCATACCTGGGAACAGCTTTTCAGGGCTGACAGGCTCTTCTCAAAAAAAACTTTGGCCTGCAAACATTACCTGCCTGTAGGTAACAGATGTCTTGGTGGCTGGTCTGCAAGCTGCTGCCCCATtaataaaaccacatttttttctgttagggCAGTGTCCTAATATTTCCTGATCTTAAtaagtctttttttaaaaaaagaaaattaatggaAATTTCCTGCatataaaataacaaagaaagCAGAACATAGACCCTCTTCCTCTTCccatgaaaaaataataagCCAGGGATCTCATCAGTTTATGTGAGTGTGACAACAGAGTGCTCAGCAGTGCACAGAGAAGCCACGGGGAACACAAAACATCAGTAAGGTATGCATCTGTTAAAAAGGTCAGAAATGGGCCCCCTGCATTCATCTGTCAGCAGATAGGTCTGAGTCGTGTGCTTTTTTGGGGGTGCATTTGTTTAGCAGAGACCTCCTACTCACAAGGCCAGTTTTTTCTATAACAATTCCTTGTACCATGAAGAACATTTTGTAAAACTGCATGTGTAAGATGATCCTGCACCATTCCTTGCTATCATTTAGGGACTGGCTTTTCTAGTCCTTGTTGGATGGGAATTGAGGCAAGAACAGGGTTAGCAAATTGTCACTGGGCAAGAGGCAAACCTGAACAGTTCACTGGCAGACCAAGGGCTCTGTTAAATTGCTTGAGACTTAGGGTGTGTTTCAGTGAAACCTGGCCAACATCCTCTGAGAAACTCTATTTTCAGTAGAAGGACAGCATCTTTCCAGAAATCAAGTACTCAGAAGTCTGAGAGTAGAGTTAGAGAAGGATATGTGTTTTCTCAGTGTCATGCAGCACTTcctccctgtctgtcccctcaCCCAGGGGTTACCCTTTCCCAGCTGGGGCTTTCCTTTCCCAGTCCCTCTGTGCCTTGCTGTGTGCCCATGCCTTGCACTTAGAGAGATTCTTAAAAGAGGAAGCAGAGTAGTGAGAGGGGGGtaaacagaaagagaaagagaaaggactTCAAGTCCTTTCCACAAGAAAAAGATTggtttttctaataaaaataattataatttgcAGCACCTCACTTTTAATGGGAAGATATTTCAACCCTTGTGGCCTTTCCTGAGGTGAGAGGCATTCCTGCTCTTTTCAGAGGACAGAGCCAAGCCACAGTGATTAAGTCAGTGCTATGGCATGAAGCATCCCCACAGAAGCTGGTGATCTTTAGTGAAATCAGAGCAGCCCAGTCTGGCACAATGTCCATAATTCCTTACCAGGCACAGAACACAGCTGAAATTGTGAGTCAATCCAGTCAATAAACCAAGTGAAGCCTCAAGTTCCTAACAATTGTGGGGTTtgtctttttgctgttttttcattgtgtttgtttttacagGGATTTGCTGCCCTTTACCCTGAAGCTGCCACAAGCAATATTAGAAGCCAGTAGCTTTCAAGACCTTGAAATTATCTCTAGTCTGGGGATAGGTAAGTCCCTCAAAGCAGTCAGATTTTCACTTGGACTTTTGAGAACAGTAGTGCCTTACAGAGCCTTAATGCAACTGGAAGGCTGATGAACTATTGTCTTCAGAATAGCTAAAGGGGTCTGAATGCAAGAGGAAGATGTTTATCATCTTTATGTTCATAGCAGAATGCTGACAAAAAGGGCACTTTCCCCTTTGGCCATAAACGTCCACCTGGATCTCTGTCCAGGGTTGGTCCCTACAGTCTGGGCAAGCTGAAGTGCAGCACAGCCTCAGGGGGTACCTCTGCACTTTGGAAGTGGCTCATATCTGAGCTATATGGAAAACACCTTTGCAGCTTCTCCTTCTGATGTGTGGGGGCAATGCTGATGAAAGTGTGATATTTTTGAGTTTTGATATTTCTGCTTGCTCCTGCAGGATTTCGAGTTGGTAGAGAAATTTGTATCGTCCCAACATGTTCTCTCACCTCACACAAATCACATGCAAAAGGAACATTATTTTTAGTGACAGCATCAAACAAGAAAATTTTAGATGAGATGTATAAAGTCACAGATAGGAAAAGCAATTCTGTTAACTAAAGGAGCTCTCCTTTCTATTCCTCTTCATTTAACACACTCCACTTGAGACAGCTACTTCAGTAAGCCACTTTCACACTCCTtggtttttcagttttccttcagGTGTTGAAAACAGCCAAACAACGGAGAAAATGGAAGAGTTAGCTCATTTAGAGATATTTATTAGAGCACTCTCActatttttgggttttcttcctcCCAGAAGGGATGGGAAAACCCCACTGGTTTCAGTTCAGCTTTGTTGAATATCACAAATAGATTTGCCTCTAACATTTTCAGCATCCTCTATTTTGAGTATGTTCCAGTTTGTCAAAACATCCTTTTATGTACATGTCCAGCCAGCACTTATTGCTGATAAAGAGGTACTTTACAAGTTGAGATAACAAGTTGCACTTGTTATCttaaacttaattttttatAATAAGTCCAAAAATTTGGATTAAAATGCAGGAAGTGTATCATGAATCTGCAACCTTCAGTCTAATTTCAGCCAGCAGAGGCTATCTTGATTCAGGCAACAGTTTCCAGCAACTTCTGAAAGAAGAGATTAGTTAAAGCACAAGCACCAAAGCAATATTTGTTGtagtctttttccttttctcctgtaCTGGTGGTCATAAAAGTAGTGAGGCTTGGAAATTTATTTGTTATGGTGTATTTCATACCAGTCAAGTTTCTGACAAGAGAAGAAAACCTGCTGTTGTGTGCAGTCTTCCTGGGAAATGATGCTGGTTTCCTGAAGTGCCATGCTGTCTTAGCGGAGTCAGACAGGCTCAGCTACTGACAGATGCTGTTTATTGCTTCCTGGAACAAAATTTTGAGGATACAAATGGGAACACAAGCTATTAAGTGCTGCCCAAAGTGGCACTTCCGAAGGAAACAAAGCATTGTCTGAAATTCTCATGTGTTGCTCTGTATTTATTTCAAAGTACTATGTGTTTCAAGGGAATAGAGGTAAGATGTTTATCTGCAAGCTGAGGTGTTCCACAAAGGATCTGGCTGTTCTGTATGTTGTCATAGAGAACATACTGCAGCCCCTCTAGTCCTGACCTCAGTGGTACAGAAGTTCTTTTAGGAGGAGAATTAGCATAATTGCACTGCACAAAGAGCACATACCATCACAGACATGCCAAAGACTCCAAGAACTGCTTAATTATCCTTCCCAGAGTGCAAGATAAGGGAAGATCCAGGAAAGCAATAGGAGATGATCAAACAGCCTTGTCTGCAGTGTGAGacagtgtggctgtgctgggaaatgcctgctctgaaagcagctgtgttACTTGGTAGAGCCACAGGATCTGTTCCTTCCAGCCTGAGTGGAGCTTTGCATTTTCATCACAGTGCCTTAACCTGACCACTACTGTGAAAAATTATCAACTTCCCCTCTGTGGATTGGTTTACTCACCATTTCCTCAGCCCATGAGACTTCACAGCATTATATTCTGACTTAAAACAACTTCCTCTGTCCTGCATTTGCTGATACTGAGTGCAGCTGGAGAGCCTAAGGAAAATGGTTCCCCAGGCAGTACCAGTGGTGAGCAAGAGGCAGACACAGCTTGCCTGGGCTCTTCACATCCTCTCCTTGGGTATCCACAGCTATTTGCATTTGGAAGGCAGTCATCACTGAACAAGCATAGATCCCTTCTCACAGTCATTTGTATTTGTTACTTGTACCTTCTTGCTCGTACTGAAAATGCTGAACAGCATTAACAACTTTCACTAGTAAGTGTCCTAAAATTGACAGGGGAGAGAATTCTGATGAAGCTCCTGAGCTTATCCCCTGGCTTGAAGAATTATATATGCATAAAACAGTTTTGTTCTTTCTTCACACTGTTTTGTGCAGAGGTTTGAAAGTTCAACATTTAAATTTGTGTAccatttctgttaaaaataagtATATTTTCTACATATCATTAGCAGCTAAAATTctctgagatttttaaaaaatttttctttttttttttttttttgtgacagaTTTCTGGGATTCCTACTTAAACCACAGGAGACAGGACTTATCCCACCCTGCAAAAGACTCTGCTttcagcactgcccaggcagACAGTTTAAGAACTACCCAGTGTTCTGCAAGTAGCACAAACCACTGCTCATGTGAAATTGAGCTGTCAATAGGAAATGACAGGCTGTGGTTTGTGAATCCTATTTTTATAGAAGAGTACAGTAATCCTTGTCCTCCAGATGTGTCTTCTCCTAAAGGCCACTCTGGGAGCACTGAGCCCCCTGCCACCATGCTTACTGAAAAGAGGTCTCCTCGACGTCCTCCGCCCCCTCCACCCTCTCATGGGCTCGTTCAGAAACCTTCCCTGAAGCTCCCTCAGGACCCCATGACTGCCTGTGAAGAAAACAAGCTACTTATTAAGCCACTAGGAAAGAGTTTCGAGGAAATGCAAACGGAGGGTGGTGACGAtaaagaagaaaggaagcagagctgctcGGCCAGCGCGCCCTTGGCAGGGAGCCCCAGGAAGGgctcccagccctctgctcccCCGCGGCGGCGGCCAAGCGAGAGGACCTCAGAGGAGAGCTCTGTGGGTAACCCTGAAAATTGTGAAACGCTGAAAGGGGAAGGGACAGAAGGAAACCAAGACACAagtgcagagagcagagataaAACACTGCTGTGCAAAAAGGCTGTAGAGATACCTGGAGAGGTTCCCAAAAAGGCTGTATCACAGTTTCAGGAGACAAAGCCTGAACCTGCAGAGAAGAAGGAGGACATGCCTAAGATACAAGGCAATGCCACTGAGAAAGGAAAGTCACCTCCTGTCCCACCACCGAGAAGAAAGAGAATTTCCCAGGTACCGAggacccccagctcctgccagccgAAGCAAAGAACAGCAGGAGAGCCTggtgtggctgcagggcaggctgtgtgCAAGGGCAGCCCAGCCACAGGGACGGGTGCTGGCGCTTGCACACACGCCAAGACTGAGCCGGGACACAGCCACAAATCTGTCGGCTCAGCTGAACTGGCAGGGTCACACTTGTCCCTGGAGGACCTGGGAAGCAGCACCGTGGCTCAGGCATCAACATCTGAGCCAGACTCCTActccaccagcagcacagaggatgACCTGGAGATGCTGAGTGGTTCATCTGGTAAAAAGACACGCTCGGTGATCTTGGCCAAGGCCAAAAACAGGCTGTCCTTGGTGAACCTGTCCAACGTCTTCACAGTCTTTTTGTCTAGCGACAGGAAGCTGCAGAAGAAGATAGtggagctggcacaggacaAGGAGTCCTACTTTGGCAACCTGGTGCGGGACTACAGAGTGTACAGTTTGGAGATGATGGcaaagcagagctccagcacagagaTGCTACAGGAGATCCGGCTGATGATGACTCAGCTGAAGAGTTACTTAGTGCAGAGCACTGAGCTGAAATCCCTGATAGACCCAGCCTCCTACACAGAGGAACAGTTAGGTAGGTAACTGTGGTTTATTCATCCTTGGGCATGGCTTAGGAAGGTGAGGAGGGAGAAAGAATTATGCAGACACAGGCTCTGCTTTACAGAATTATAAACCATCCCCTGAAACTTAAGCAGCATAAATTGAAGTCTGCTCTGTGGTTGCCAGCACTTGGAGGAACAGCTCAAAAACCTGGAGACCAATGAAGGGGAAAATCCCTTTATGAATGTTTTAAGGGCAAGAGTTTAAGCAAAAGACATGTGTGTATGAGAGACctacatgtgtgtgtgtatatatattatatgtgtgtgtgtgtgtgtgtgtgtgtgtgtgtgtgtgtacacagaGCTGAATTCACTGGAAACACAAGGCAAACTTTCTCCTTCACAGCTGCATTCCCATGGCCTTCCACATCCACTGCTTTGCTAATAGGATGGAGAACTCCCTGCATGTGGCATACACTATTGTCTCACAGGGAGGGACAAGACTAGGATGATTTTGAGTAGCAGGTTGGAGGAATCACTTGATTCCACTTTGTGCTTCTCAGAGCTCAGAGGTACAGAAGAAATGTCTGTTGCAGCTCCAAAATGAAGTGTTCACCTCTTTGCCATAGGTATAATTTGcctttggggaggaaaaaatattatttttaactgCTTACAGGTGTTTCATTGCTTCTCATTCATATCCTGTGAGGGAATAATGGGCTACTTCTCTCCTTGCTAAGGATTGCACTGGTCTGTTTATTGTACATCCATGAGGGAATATAAAAAGAGCTGTAGGACTTTTCATCCCAGTGAAAGCTGTACAGCCAGAAAAAGTGTGCATGCATGTGCACACATGCTCCTTTGAAAGCTTAAAACTGTTTCTTGAGGACCTGAGAAGCAGTGCAGAGCTATTTGTGGATCCTTAAGTTGGATTAAAACAAGCTGGGAGCTGGAAGACCCAGACTATGGAGTGAACCAGAGGAGTGACCAGGGATTCCAGGGGATCCTGCAGCTCCAGTATTAGGTGGGACTCAGCTAAGTGGTGAGCCAGGAGTAAAAGGCTGTCCACTGTCAGTCTCAGCAGGCTCTGCTGATTTCCTTCTCCCCCAGCAAAGGCTTCACATGATCCTGCAGGTCCCCAGCAGAACAGACCTGCAGCCAGGCCCTGCCATAGCACAGAGAGGGAACCTGCAGTTTTACTTCTCATGCATCTTGTGTAACACCTTCAGTCTTTGTCCCAATAACCTCCTTTTTCAAGGTGGGGGGTGTGGGGGCAGCACAGAGAAGTCTGTCTTGAATCTTGATTAGTGAAAGTGGAAAGGGGGAGGAAAGAAGTGTCCTTGTTCTGCTTGGTAGAGCTGTTTGTGTGCAAGTATCCCACCACCTTCCCACAGACATGCCTGGTTTTGACCCTGTGTCTAACCCTGTTCACTGGCAGTTCCTGAACAAGGGTGATGTAGCCCAGTCAACCTTGACAGGGCTGTCTTCTGTGGAGAACAAGGATTCCCACTGGGGGATTTACCACTTGAATTTGCCCTGCTTCAGGCCTGATAGATTCTCTggattctttaaaataattgcattttgaACACATAAATATTACTGCCCTCTGGTTCATTCCTCACTGCCTGAGCAGATGAACTCTTTTGCCAATGACCTTTTTGCCTCAGTGCAACAAGAGAATCTCTTGCAGTCCCTCTAGTTCTGCCTCTGGTTCCTAGGACTCAGACAACAGGTTTCCTCACAGTCTCTTATGCTTCCTTTCATCTTCAGCCAAACATTAAGCAAATTCTCAACCCACTCATATTATTTCCTCCTCCACAGGCCACAGGTGGCATAAGAGGTATCTTATAGGATCACTGATGCAGAGTCCCTTTAGCAGTAACAATGAGGAACTTCTGACCAGATATTAGTTTCTGTCTCTGAGCTGGTGGGTGCAGCTGCTTTGAGGAAAGAAAGGGGTGCTTTGAGGGTGCAATTAATTTCATCCCAAAGTGAATATCTCAAAAAAGTCAGAAGGAGAGGTCAGAAGGGACATGAGATGAATTGCATCTGGGCATCTGTAAGGGCAGGGCtgataaaaaaatcacagttaGGTGAGATTCCTCTTCTTTCCCCAGAGTTGTCTTTCCTGCTGCCTGGCAATGCCATGCTGGTCAGCCAGGAGTCaggcagagagagcagggacTGCTGGTAGCAGGAGGTCTCCTACAGCTCCAGTGACAGAGACCACACACTGATGTTCATCTCAAGCCCATCTAGGACTTCTGGATAGTGTTGGTAATGAAATGCTTACTTTCTGGGATGTGATTTCTGTTCCCTTCTCACAGCTATGTAGTAGTGTTTGAATAACCAATCACATGTTTCCTTAGGACTTTTACTTGCACCTGTGCTACTGAattgtttatttattatatgCTTTTGTGTTCTCCCTTCTCTGTGCAGAAGTGATTGCTGAGACAGCTTTGTACAAATGTGTCCTGAAACCTTTAAAGGAAGCCATTAATTATTCCTTAAAAGAAATACACAGCAAAGATGGATCTTTACAGCAGCTGAAAGAGAACCAACTTGTGATACAAAACACAACTACCACTGACCTGGGTGTCACAACCAGTGTGCCTGAAACTGCTGTGCTGGAAAAGATCCTTCACAAGTTCACGACCATGCACAAGACCTACtctccagaaaagaaaattgccATCTTGCTGAAGACCTGCAAACTCATCTATGACTCCATGGCTCAGGGAAATCCAGGTACAGGACTCCTGCTGATGGTATCCACCATGGGTCTTTCTCCTTGTATCAAAGGAACAGTACTTATGATACAGCTGGCATGGCAATATTCACATTGGAGGTAGCAGTGGTGGTTGATATGTTTGGTATCAGAAGTCCACAGATTGTGTCCAGATAATAACTGGTGTGTTACCTGGTTAACTTTAAGCTCCGTGACTCCAAAAACTAGTTACCCATAAGTGTGTGTTTTATGGATAATATCCTTTTTGCACAGGTCTTCACACAGCTCTCCAAATATCCTAGGGGCTCGGTCCCGGCTTGCTGCAGAGTAATGGTAAATTCTAGGAATGGGTCTCTGGTAAAAGGCTCTTGATTTGGCCTTTGCAGAGTTTTGCCTAAACTGAGGAGGAGATGTAGAGTGTAGTAGTTTGTTGCTAATTCCTGATGCTCCAGTAAATTCTAAAAGCCACTTCTTCTGTCCAAGTGCTCTGAGTATAAACACAACATGGGCCTCAGGCCAACTACGAATGCAGAAATTAAACCCTTGGCCTGCAGACAGGATGCATCTTTGCAGATAGACCAGCAAGTCCCTTCCTCCAGAAATTTGCCTTGCCAGTTTAAGAGCTTTTTTGTATACTGTGAGCTGATGTCCAGCCATGCCTGAATCTGGAGAGAAGCCAGGTATTAACTTGCAATAACTTGTGGCTGTTTAAGAACTCACAGTCAACAAAAGTGCTTTTAGCtgttctgctttattttgttctgGCAACAGCCTTGGAGCATTCACACAGGGATTGTtatgtccctgctcagcctcacCTCAAGGTGATCTCTTGGATAGTAAGCAGCAAGGTTCAGCTACCAGTCCAGACACATTAACACCAGAGCAAGAAAccaccccagggctgagccttaGCTACAGGGTGGAAAGGACCTCTCACTGTCTTCAGGTATCATGAGATTTGGACATATGTAGGGGAATTTGCTGTGACTTTGTTAAAACAGTTGTGTGAAGTTTGAGAATAAATTTGGTTTAGATCAAGGACTTGCAAGCTTCACTAAAACCCACATGGTCTC
Protein-coding regions in this window:
- the RIN3 gene encoding ras and Rab interactor 3 isoform X1 codes for the protein MMKTSAGEKGARDDSGPLREASEEGKETHLCQASAVRNCLQLPGISILDKLIKTCPVWLQLNMSQERAGAILGKETAGIFLVRKEGNVNNMVLAVRLPVQNEAPAVVEYNIKEEKSILYLEGSVLVFEDVFKLVAFYCVSRDLLPFTLKLPQAILEASSFQDLEIISSLGIDFWDSYLNHRRQDLSHPAKDSAFSTAQADSLRTTQCSASSTNHCSCEIELSIGNDRLWFVNPIFIEEYSNPCPPDVSSPKGHSGSTEPPATMLTEKRSPRRPPPPPPSHGLVQKPSLKLPQDPMTACEENKLLIKPLGKSFEEMQTEGGDDKEERKQSCSASAPLAGSPRKGSQPSAPPRRRPSERTSEESSVGNPENCETLKGEGTEGNQDTSAESRDKTLLCKKAVEIPGEVPKKAVSQFQETKPEPAEKKEDMPKIQGNATEKGKSPPVPPPRRKRISQVPRTPSSCQPKQRTAGEPGVAAGQAVCKGSPATGTGAGACTHAKTEPGHSHKSVGSAELAGSHLSLEDLGSSTVAQASTSEPDSYSTSSTEDDLEMLSGSSGKKTRSVILAKAKNRLSLVNLSNVFTVFLSSDRKLQKKIVELAQDKESYFGNLVRDYRVYSLEMMAKQSSSTEMLQEIRLMMTQLKSYLVQSTELKSLIDPASYTEEQLEVIAETALYKCVLKPLKEAINYSLKEIHSKDGSLQQLKENQLVIQNTTTTDLGVTTSVPETAVLEKILHKFTTMHKTYSPEKKIAILLKTCKLIYDSMAQGNPGKPYGADDFLPVLMYVLARSNLTEVLLNVEYMMELMDPALQLGEGSYYLTTTYGVLEHIKNYDKITVTRQLSVEVQDSIHRWERRRTLNKARASRSSVQDFICISFLEISGQSRTLASRRDTTAEQLSQQCAEKFEVSDPKDYGLFVYVDDQWLQLDKDALPHHIKASLLKSETKKDFHFIYKPIDHKTPPFKIVKESDFS
- the RIN3 gene encoding ras and Rab interactor 3 isoform X2, encoding MFSNWLPSTVSADFWDSYLNHRRQDLSHPAKDSAFSTAQADSLRTTQCSASSTNHCSCEIELSIGNDRLWFVNPIFIEEYSNPCPPDVSSPKGHSGSTEPPATMLTEKRSPRRPPPPPPSHGLVQKPSLKLPQDPMTACEENKLLIKPLGKSFEEMQTEGGDDKEERKQSCSASAPLAGSPRKGSQPSAPPRRRPSERTSEESSVGNPENCETLKGEGTEGNQDTSAESRDKTLLCKKAVEIPGEVPKKAVSQFQETKPEPAEKKEDMPKIQGNATEKGKSPPVPPPRRKRISQVPRTPSSCQPKQRTAGEPGVAAGQAVCKGSPATGTGAGACTHAKTEPGHSHKSVGSAELAGSHLSLEDLGSSTVAQASTSEPDSYSTSSTEDDLEMLSGSSGKKTRSVILAKAKNRLSLVNLSNVFTVFLSSDRKLQKKIVELAQDKESYFGNLVRDYRVYSLEMMAKQSSSTEMLQEIRLMMTQLKSYLVQSTELKSLIDPASYTEEQLEVIAETALYKCVLKPLKEAINYSLKEIHSKDGSLQQLKENQLVIQNTTTTDLGVTTSVPETAVLEKILHKFTTMHKTYSPEKKIAILLKTCKLIYDSMAQGNPGKPYGADDFLPVLMYVLARSNLTEVLLNVEYMMELMDPALQLGEGSYYLTTTYGVLEHIKNYDKITVTRQLSVEVQDSIHRWERRRTLNKARASRSSVQDFICISFLEISGQSRTLASRRDTTAEQLSQQCAEKFEVSDPKDYGLFVYVDDQWLQLDKDALPHHIKASLLKSETKKDFHFIYKPIDHKTPPFKIVKESDFS